The region GGCCTGGAGGATGAAGGTGGATTGAGGGACGGGGAGATGGCGACGGTGCTGGTATGCCGGAGGCCGGATGGGTCGGGCAGGCGATATGGGCTGGTGGTGGCAAGGGTGCTGGATGTGACGCGGGGTGAGCCTGTGCCTGGGGGCGAGCCGGGGCTGGTATTGGTGAAGGGGCGCCTGGCCTCGGTGCATGAGGATAAGGCCGGGCTGGTGCCGGATGGACTGCTGGAGATGCGGGGGTTGAGGGAGTTTGGGAGGAACGTGGCGTGAGTGAGGAGGAGGTTTCGCTTTGCTGCGTGTATGCCGGGGAGCGGGCGTTCGGGATCGATACGCGCCAGGTGTGCGAGGTGCTGGGGCGACGGCCGGTGCAGCGGGTTCCGTTAGCGCCGAAGTTCTTGGGCGGTGTGGTGCCGTATCGCGGAGAGGTGCTGACGACGGTGAGTTTGCGGGCGGTGCTGGGGCTGGAGGATGCGGAGGGCGACGGGTTTGTGATGGTGATCGATGGAGGTGTGGGGGCGAAGAACGAGGATGGACGGTTTGGGCTGATGGTGGATGAGGTGGGAGGGGTTGCGATGTTCAGGGTGGAGAGTGAAGTGGCGAATCCTGCGACGCTGGATGCGCGGAGCAGGGCGGTGTTCGATGGGGCGTTCCGGGTGGATGCGGGGTTGATGGTGCGGTTGGATGTGAGCCGGTTGTGGCCGGTGCGGCTGCGGGATTCGGGTTTGATTTGGGATGAAGAGAGGGAGGCGGGATGCGGACTTTGATTGTGGATGACTCGAATTTTATCCGGGAGTATACGAAGCAACTGCTGCAGAAGATGGGAGCGGTGTGCACGGAGGCGGGGAACGGCGTGGATGCGCTGGCGGTGTTGATGACGGACGGGAAGTTTGAGCTGATGCTGATCGACCTGAACATGCCGAAGATGAACGGGCTGGAGTGCCTGAAGCGGCTGAAGGAGACGGGGCTGTGCGAACCGATGAAGATCATGATGGTGACTACGGAGGCGGATCACCACTTCATCAACGAAGCGCTGGAGTATGGGGCGGACGAGTTCCTGATGAAGCCGTTTACGCCGCAGAGCCTGAAGGAGAAGCTGCTGCTGCTGGGGTTTGAGGCGGCTTCATGAAGATCTCGGCGGGAGATGGGAGGAAGACTCCGGGTGCTTTGGAGATCGTGGTGATTGGCGTATCGACTGGCGGGCCTTCTGCGCTGGAGGTGATGCTTCCGGGTCTGCCGAAGGATTTTCCTGCGCCGGTGTTGGTGGTGCAGCATATGCCGAGGCTGTTTACAGGCTCGCTGGCGGAGAGGCTGGACCGGCTTTGTCCTCTGCGGGTGCGGGAGGCGAGCGGTGGCGTTGAGGTGAAGGCGGGGACGATCTGGATTACGCCGGGGGATGCGCATATGGAGATTGCGCGTGGATTCAATGGGCTTACGGTGTCGCTGCACCAGCAGGCGATGTTGAACTCCTGCAGGTCCTCTGTGGACTATCTGTTTCGGTCTGCGGCTGAGGTGGTGGGCGCAGGGACGGTTGCGGTGGTGATGACGGGCATGGGCGCGGATGGGCTGGAGGGTGCGCGTGCGGTGCGACATGCGGGTGGGAGGGTGCTGGTGCAGGATGAGGCGAGCTCCGCAGTGTGGGGGATGCCGGGGCGGGTGATGCAGGCGGGACTGGCAGAGGCTGCGCTGGGGCTGGACGAGTTGGCTGCGGGTCTGATGAAGCGGGTTGTGGGTCAAGGACAGGAAGAGGCGTCGGTCGTATCGGTCGAGCGCCGGCAGGAGAGGTTTTATGGCAGTTAGCGAATTGGACTACAAATTTTTGAGGGATGTGGTGCTGACGCAGTCGGCGAACCTGATTGAGCCATCACGGAATGCGCTGTTCGATACGAAGCTGACGCCGATTGCGCGGATGGCGGGAGCGGCGAACCTGGAGGCGCTGGTGGGGATGCTGCGGGTCGACCGGACGACGCAATTGCACCAGGCGGTGGCGGAGGCGATGACGATCAATGAGACGAGCTTCTTCCGGGATGCGAGGCCGTTTGAGGCGCTGCGGACGGAGATCTTGCCGAGGCTGATCGAACAGAAGGAAGGCGAACGGAGGCTGCGGATCTGGAGCGCGGCGAGCTCGACCGGGCAGGAGGCTTACAGCCTGGCGATGCTGCTGTGCGAGCACTTTCCGGAGCTGGGGCGATGGGATGTGAGGATTGTGGGGACGGATATCTCGCGGCAGGTGGTGGACTATGCGGAGGCGGGGCGGTATCGGCGGCTGGAGGTGAATCGGGGGCTGCCGGCGCGGATGCTGGTGAAGTACTTTGAGCGGCAGGGGGACGAGTGGCAGATCAGCGAAAAGATCAGGGCGATGTGCGAGTTCAAGTGCGTGAACCTGTGTGCGCCACTGCTGAAGCTGCCGGTGTTCGACCTGGTGCTGCTGCGGAATGTGCTGCTTTACTTTCCCTCGGCTGGGCGCAGTGCGGTGTTTGAGGGGGTGTACCGGCAGATGACGCCGGGGGGGTATCTGCTGCTGGGGAATGCGGAGCAGGCGGAGGACTCGACTGAGCTGTTTGGTGTGGAGTTTGCTTCGGAGTGCTATTTTTATCGTCCTGTGGCAACGTCTTAGCCGTGAGGGCTGCTGTGTGCGCTGTGTGCATCGTATGCTGCATAGGGCGGGCGGATGATGGCGGCAGTTGGGACGAAGAAGGCGGCGAAGGCGGCAGTGAAGAAGGTGGGGAAGAAGCTCGCCACGGCTGCGGAGGCTGTGGCTGAGGTGAGTGGGGCGGATGCTGCGCTGGCGCTGTTTCATCCGGTGACTGCGCGGTGGTTTCGTGAGGTGTTTGACGGGCCTACGGCTCCGCAGATTGAAGGGTGGCCTGCGATTGCTCGGGGGGAATCGACGCTGATCCTGGCTCCGACTGGGACGGGTAAGACTCTGACCGCGTTTCTCTGGTGCCTGGATAAGTTGATGCTGCGGGATGTCAGCGCCGGGGTGGAGCGTGGGTGCAGGGTGGTTTATCTTTCGCCGCTGAAGGCTCTGGCTGCGGACGTTGAACGGAATCTGAGATCGCCGCTGGCGGGGATTGCGAACTTTGCCAGGCGCGAGGGTGTGCCGGTGCATCTGCCGGAGATCAGCGTGCGGACGGGGGATACGCCGGCGAAGGATCGGGCGAGGTTCAATCGGCATCCGGGGGAGATTCTAATTACCACGCCGGAGTCTTTGTACCTGATGCTGACGAGTGCGGCTGCGGAACAGCTCAGGACCGTTGAGACGGTGATTGTGGATGAGATTCATGCGCTGGTGCCTAGTAAGCGGGGGGCGCATATGGCGCTGTCGCTGGAGCGGCTGGAGGCTCTGGTGGCGCAGGGTGGGACGGGGCGGAAGATCCAGCGGATTGGGTTGAGTGCTACGCAGAGGCCGCTGGAGGAGGTGGCGAGGTTTCTGGGGGGAGCGGAGATGGTTGTAACCCACGTCCCAGAATCGGGACATGGGGCACCCAGTTTGGTTGCCAATATTGAAGGCGAAGTGCCCCAGGCTTTGATGGAGGTGGCTCGGGATGAGGTGGAGGCGAGTACGGGTGGGCCTCGTTTCAGGCCGGTGACGATTGTGAATGCGGGTGCGCGGAAGGTGCTGGACCTGCGGGTGGAGGTGCCGGTTGAGGATATGGCGAAGCTGGGAGAGATCCAGGAGCAGCCGAGTGGGCCGGCTTCGCAAGGGCCTAAGCGGACTTCGATCTGGCAGTCGATTCATCCGCGGTTGCTGGAGATTATTCGCGGGCGGACCTCTACGCTGATCTTCGTGAATGCCCGGCGGGTGGCGGAGAGGCTGGCAGGGGCGATCAATGATCTGGCAGGCGAGCCGCTTGCCCGGGCGCATCATGGATCGCTGGCGGCGGCGCAGAGGACGGAGATTGAAGAGCTGCTGAAGGCGGGCAAGATCAAGGCGCTGGTGTGTACCTCGTCGCTGGAACTGGGGATCGATATGGGGGCGATCGACCTGGTGATCCAGATTGAGGCACCGCCGAGTGTGGCGAGTGGGATGCAGAGGATTGGGCGGGCGGGGCATCAGGTTGGGCAGCCCTCGAACGGGATTATTTTTCCGAAGTATCGGGCGGATTTGGTGGCTTGTGCGGCGGTGACTCGGGCGATGCATGAGGGGCATGTAGAGTCGACGCGGTTTCTGCGGAACCCGCTGGATGTGCTGGCGCAGCAGATGGTGGCGATCATCGCTCGTCCTCCCGCAGAGCTGCCTCCGTTGAAGAAAGGCAAGAAAGCTCCGCTGGTGGAGGTGACGGAGGAGGAAGAGGCTACGGGCATCTCGTATGACGAGCTGCTGGGGCTGGTGAGGTCTTGCGCGAACTTTGCGGGGCTGACGCAGGCCGTTTTTGATGGCGTGCTGGATATGTTGGCGGGCAGGTATCCGAGCGATGAGTTTGCGGAGCTGCGGCCTAGGATTACGTGGGATCGGCAGAGGAACTGGCTGACGCCGCGGCAGGGCGTGAAGAAGATTGCGATTCTGAATGGCGGGACGATTCCTGACCGGGGGCTGTATGGGGTGTTCCTGGCTGGGACTGCGTCGGGGAAGCCTATACGGGTGGGTGAGCTGGATGAGGAGATGGTGTTCGAGCAGAGGACGGGCGATACGTTCATTCTGGGGGCTTCGACGTGGAGGGTAGAGGAGATTACGCATGACCGTGTGCTGGTGAGTCCGGCACCGGGTGATCCGGGGAAGATGCCGTTCTGGCATGGGGATCAGGCGGGCAGGCCGCTGGAGTTCGGGCGGAGGATCGGTGCGCTGGTGAGGGGGCTGCGGGAGACGCCGCGGAGTGTGGCGATTACGACGTTGACTGCGGACCACGATCTGGACCCGCAGGCGGCCGAGAACGTGATGCGGTATCTGGCGGATCAGGAGCTTGCGACGGAGGTGGTGCCGGATGACCGGAACATCGTGATCGAGCGAGTGAGGGATGAGCTGGGCGATTGGCGGATGTGCTGCCTGACGCCGTTTGGGAGCAAGATCCATGCGCCGTGGGCGATGGCGGTGACGGCTCGGATACGCGCGAATGGCGGGCCTGAGGTGGAGACGATGTGGTCCGAGGATGGGTTCGTGCTGCGGTTTCCGGAGTCGGATACGCCGCCGACGATCGACCACCTGATGATGGAGCCGGAGGAGGCTGCGGAGCTGGTGCTGCGGCAGCTTGGGTCTACGGCGCTGTTTGCGGCTAAGTTTCGGGAGTCGGCTTCACGTGCGCTGCTGTTGCCGAGGCGTCGGGCGGATGGACGGACTCCGCTGTGGCAGCAGAGGAAGCGAGCTTATGACCTGCTGAGTGTGGCTTCTCGGTATGCTTCGTTTCCCATACTGTTGGAGGCTTATCGCGAGTGCTTGCGGGATGTGTTCGATATGCCTGCGCTGATGGAGATCCTGCGGGCGATTGGGAATCGGTCGCTGCGGGTGCATACGGCTGATTCGCGGACGCCTTCGCCGTTTGCTGCGGCGCTGCTGTTTAGTTATGTGGCGAATTACATCTATGACGGGGATGCTCCGCTGGCGGAGAGACGGGCGCAGGCGCTTTCGATCGACCAGGATCAGCTCAGGGAGTTGATGGGGGATGCGGACCTTCGGGAGTTGCTGGATCTGGGGGCTATCGAGGAGACGGAAGAGCAGCTTCAGTGCCTGGCGGAGACGTATAGGGCTCGGTCGATGGATGGGGTGCATGATCTGCTGCTGAAGCTGGGGGATCTATCGCGGGCGGAGTTGCTGGTGCGGTGCGTTTCGCCTGAGATTGCGCTGACGGTGGAGCGGTTGCGGAAGGCGATTCGGGTTTTAGAGGTGGGGATTGGGGGCGAGAAGAGGCTGATTGCGGTGGAGGATGCGGGGCGGTACCGGGATGCGCTGGGGGTGCCGCTGCCTCCGGGGTTGCCGTCGGCTTTTCAGGTGGCGGTGCCGGATGCGACGCTCGACCTGCTGCGGCGGTATGGGCGGACGCATGGGCCGTTTACGACTGCTGAGGTGGCGAAGCGGTTTGGGCTTGCGCTCGAGACAGCGGAGGGGGTGCTCAACAGGCTTGTGGGCTTGGGGCGGATTGTTGAGGGTGGGTTCAGGCCGGGGGGGACGCACCGGGAGTGGTGTGACCATGAGGTGCTGCGGGCGATTCGGCGGAAGTCGCTCGCCAAGCTGCGGAAGGAGGTTGAGCCGGTTGAGCAGGCTACGCTGGCTCGGTTGTTTACGCGGTGGCAGGGGGTGGTGCAACCGCGGCGGGGGCTCGATGCGCTGCTGGATGTGATTGAGAATTTGCAGGGGGCACCTATCCCCGCTTCGGTGCTGGAGACGGAGGTTCTGCCGGCTCGGATACTGGGGTATAAGCCTGCGGATTTGGATACGCTGGTGGCTGCTGGGGAGGTGGTGTGGTGTGGGCTGGATGCGATTGGGGAGAGGGATGGGCGGGTGGCGCTTTATCTGGCGGAGAAGCTGCCGTTGCTCTGGCCTGTTCGGCCGGAGCAGGGATCAGGGGACAGGGGTCAGGGATCAGACAGTTCGCCAACTGCTGAGCGGGAGGGGAAGGTTGTGGAGTACCTGAAGGCGAATGGGGCTTCGTTCTTTCAGCAGTTGCATGATGGTACGGGTGGGGGGTATCCGGGGGAGACGATTGAGGCTATCTGGAACCTGGTGTGGCGAGGGCTGCTGACCAATGATGCTGTTCATGCGTTGCGGGCTTACTGTGAGCGGCCTGCGGCTTCGTCCAAGCCTGCCCGGCGGGTGCATAACCAGGTTGGATTTCGGTCTCGGCGGACGACTCCTCCTACGGCGCAGGGGCGTTGGTCGCTCAATGCTGTGGCGTTCGAGGAGGGCAGGAACGGGACGGAGTGGAGTCATGCTGTGGCGCAGCAGTTGCTGGGGCGGTATGGGGTGGTGTTTCGGGAGACGGCTCATGCGGAGGGGCTGCCTGGGGGGTTCTCGGCGGTGTACGACGTGCTGAAGGTGATGGAGGAGAGTGGGAAGCTCCGGCGGGGGTACTTTGCGGCCGACCTGGGGGCTACGCAGTTCGCCATGCCGGCGGCGGTGGATCTGCTGAGGTCGCTGCGAGTAGTGCGCGATGGGGAGAAGGCGGAGATGGTGCAGTTGGCGGCGACCGACCCAGCCAACCCTTACGGGGCGCTGCTGCGGTGGCCGGCTGCGGGTGAGGGGGTTAGCCTGCAGCGGAGTGCAGGGGCGAGGGTGATCCTGTGCGATGGGGCTCTGCTGGCGTATATGCGGCGGGGGAATCCTAACCTGCAGGTGTTCCTGCCGGAGGAGGAGCCGCAGCGGACGCAGAGTGCGAAGGCGCTGGGGGAGTTTCTGGTGGCGCGGGCGCACTCGCATGATGCGGGGATGCTGATTACCAGCCTCAACGGGACTTCGGTGCATGAGCATTGGGCTGCGAGGGCGCTCCTGGAGGCGGGGTTTATGGCTGCGCCGATGGGGTTCAATGTGCGGCGGATTTTGCCTGCGCTGCCGAAATCGACCCCTTGATCCCTACCGGAGTAAAAGTATCCAAAGTCTTCAAAAGAGGTGGGTTAAGTCTGGACTTCCGGCTCTGGGCGGATCATGGGCCGCACTTTATTTGAGGGCTATGTGAGGACGAAATTCACGGGTGCGATGGGGTCCGGGAGGGTGGTTTCGCCGAGAGCTTCGAGGAGGCTGATCTCGATGATGCGGGCGAGTGCGTCGAGTGGGAGAGCGTTGATGTGAGTGCCGAAGGGCTCTTCCATTTCATCCCCGAGCGCGTCCAGGCCGAAGAAGGCGTAGGCGACGGCGGCGCAGAAGAAGGGGGTGGCGTAGCCGAGGGTGGTGACGAGGCTGAAGGGGAGCAGGAAGCAGAAGACGTAGGCGGTGCGGTGGAGGATGAGGGTGTAAGCGAAAGGGGTGGGGGTGGAGCGGATGCGCTCGCAGGAGGCCTGGATGGCGGTGACGGCGAGAAGGCGGTCGTCGAGGTCGCGGTAGATCTGGGTGTCGATCTCAGAGGCGGCGAGCATAGCGCCGTACTCGGCGGCGATGGTGCGAAGGATTGCGTCGGGGATGCTGCGGAGACCTGGAGCGGGTTCGGCTCCGTATCGGGCGACCTGTGCTGGGATGGGGATTCCGCGGAGGAAGGCCATGAGGGCGTAGGTGTAGGCGATGAGGCCGCGGATGGCTCGCTGGCGGCGGGCTTGATCTACCGGGATGCTGCTGAGGGAAGGGAGGGTGAGGAGGGTTCGGGCGAAGGAGCGGGTCTCACCCATGAGTGCGCCGAGCTGGCGTCGGGCCTCCCACCAGCGGTCGTAACAGGAGTTGTTGCGGAAGCCGAGGAAGATGGAGAGGGCGGTTCCGAGGAGGGTGAAGGGGGCTACGGTCCAGGTGTGGAAGGGGGCGGGGAAGCGGCGCTCAATCCAGATGACGACGCAGGAGAAGAGGGCTACGGCGATGATCTGCGGGGCGACGCGGGGCAGGATCGACTGGCGGATGATGAAGGGGAGCTCCCAGGCTTTGGGGCGCGGGCGGACGATCATGGATGAGCCTCTGGTGCCAGTTTACGCAAGGAGGAGTCGGCGAGCCTCTTTGCGGATGCCTAGAAACGAAGAGGGTCCAGCCAGTTGGCTGAACCCTCGTTGTTTTCCGTGAAGAGTTATGCTCCGAGCAGGCCGTGGGGGTCCAGTACGAACTTCTTGGCTGCGCCCTTGTCAAAGTCCGCGTATCCCTTGGCTGCTTCGCTGAGGGGGATGACGGTGGCGTTGACGATCTTTCCGATGGGCAGGCGGTCGTAGAGGATGGCTTGCATCAGTTGGCGGTTGTACTTGAGGACCGGGGTCTGGCCGGTGTAGAAGCGGTGCGACTTTGCCCAGCCGAGGCCGAAGCGCATCTTCAGGTTGCCGGTCTTGCTGGCATCATCATGTGCGCCGGGGTCTTCCGTGACGTAGAGGCCGGGGATGCCGATGGAACCGGCGGCCCGGGTTACGGTCATGAGGGAGTTGAGGACGGTTGCGGGAGCCTCTGCGCCGTCCTTGCCCTGGGCGCGGGCTTCAAAGCCTACGGCGTCGATGGAGGCATCGACTTCACGCTGGCCGATGGCTTTTTCGATGAGATCGGTGAGGTTGTCGCTGGTGGTGAGGTCGAGGGGCACATAGCCCATGCTCTCCGCGTGGGCGAGGCGCTCCTTGTTCATATCGCCGATCATGACGACTGCGGCACCGAGTACGTGTGCGGAGGCTGCTGCTGCGAGACCGACTGGACCTGCGCCGGCTACGTAGACGATGGAGCCTACGCCTACGCCTGCATTGACGGCTCCGTGGAAGCCGGTGGGCAGGATGTCCGAGAGCATGGTGAGGTCCTTGATCTTGGACATGGCCTGGTCTTTGTCAGGGAAGGGGATGAGGTTGAAGTCGGCGTAGGGGACCATGACGTACTCGGCCTGACCGCCGACCCAGCCGCCCATGTCGACGTAGCCGAAGGCACCGCCGGCGCGGCCGGGATTGACGTTGAGGCAGACGCCTGTCTCCTGCATGCGGCAGGTGCGGCAACGTCCGCAGGCTACGTTGAAGGGCACGGTGACTAGGTCACCCTTCTTGATGTATTCGACGTCTGAGCCGAGCTCGATGACCTCGCCGGTGATCTCATGGCCGAGGACCATTCCGGTGGGTGCTGTGGTGCGTCCGCGCACCATGTGCTGGTCCGATCCACAGATGTTGGTGGAGACCACCTTGAGGATGACGGCGTGTCCGATCTTCTTTCCGGCGGGGTTCTGCATCTTGGGGAAGTCGATTGACTGCACTTCCACCTTGTTCTGTCCTAAGTAAACGACACCACGATTTTCAGCCATTGCACAGTCCTTATCCGATTCAAGTGCGTTGTGGGGTCCAACGATGTAACGGGAGCGGGCACGATCTGCCTGGGCGCTGCCGAGACCCATTGGTTAAGATGCCATTGAAAGGTGGTATGGACCTATGCCGTCTTTACGTTTGCCTCGGCTGCTCGTCGAAGCTGCGGCGCAACCACTTATGTGAGAGGGGGTTAAGGTCCTCTCTCGTAAGTGAAGCGCAGTGTCGTTCTCGCGATTGGTGTGGCGATTTTCGTTACGCTTCGAGGCGCTTGAGGACTTCTTCGGTGGTGGTGGTTTCACCTAGTTTGGGGAAGAGCTTTTCTGCGCTGTAAGTGTGGGTTTCGAGGGTGCGGTCGGTCATGGCGTCTGTGATGAGGACGACGTGGTAACCGTGGTCGTGGGCGCTGCGGGCGGTGGCTTCTACGCCTGAACCGGTGGCGATGCCGGTGAGGAAGAGTTGGGTGATGCCGCGCTGCTGGAGTTCAGCGTGGAGGTTGGTGCCGATGAAGGCTCCTATGCGCTGCTTGGTGATGAGGATGTCGGTGGGCTGCTGGTTGAGTTCCGGGATCAGCTGGTCCCAGCCTTCAGGGAAGGCCAGGTTGCGTGGGCCCATGTCGGTGCGGCCGCGGGCTGCGGCGGTCACGTTGACGAGGACTACGGGGAGATTTCGGGTGCGGAAGGCTTGGGCTAAGGCGGCTGACCTGGAGATGATGTCTTCCGCGGGGTGCGCGAGGGGGTAAGCGACGATGCCTTTTTGGAGGTCGATGACGATGAGGGCGGCGTGTGGGTCTAGTTGGGTGAGGGGCATGGCGGTCCTTTGTGTCCAGGGTGTGTACAGCTCTACAAGCAACTGCAACTGCAACTGCAACTGCAACTGCAACTGCAACTGCAACTGCAAATACCAATACTGAGGTTCTGGCTTCGCCAGAATGACGGCTCTTCTTACACGCGTACCCACCTATGACGTGCACCTGCCTGTAACGCGTGCCTACCTATGAAGGACGGGCTCAGGCGGCGTGCTTGTGGGTGAAGTGCATGCTGAGCTGGATGCTGATGGCTGCGATTCCGGTGAAGAAGACGAGGAGTGTTGTGGTGTCGCCCATGGTGATTGCTGCTACGCGGAAGAGCAGGAAGCCGGCGACTAGGTTGGCGAGGGCCCATACGGTGTTGATGGGGGCCGAGGAGAGTCCTTTGCCGGGTGGCTTGGCGAAGGGGGTGGGGAAGCGGTTGCCGGAGATTCCTGCGACGTAGTGAGGGACGGCGTTGGCGAGGAAGAGGCCGGCGAAAAAGGCGGCTAGGTAGTGATGTGAGTTCATGAGTGCCTCTTTTGGTTGGGGGTGCGGATGGTG is a window of Granulicella tundricola MP5ACTX9 DNA encoding:
- a CDS encoding bestrophin family protein, with amino-acid sequence MIVRPRPKAWELPFIIRQSILPRVAPQIIAVALFSCVVIWIERRFPAPFHTWTVAPFTLLGTALSIFLGFRNNSCYDRWWEARRQLGALMGETRSFARTLLTLPSLSSIPVDQARRQRAIRGLIAYTYALMAFLRGIPIPAQVARYGAEPAPGLRSIPDAILRTIAAEYGAMLAASEIDTQIYRDLDDRLLAVTAIQASCERIRSTPTPFAYTLILHRTAYVFCFLLPFSLVTTLGYATPFFCAAVAYAFFGLDALGDEMEEPFGTHINALPLDALARIIEISLLEALGETTLPDPIAPVNFVLT
- a CDS encoding CheR family methyltransferase; this translates as MAVSELDYKFLRDVVLTQSANLIEPSRNALFDTKLTPIARMAGAANLEALVGMLRVDRTTQLHQAVAEAMTINETSFFRDARPFEALRTEILPRLIEQKEGERRLRIWSAASSTGQEAYSLAMLLCEHFPELGRWDVRIVGTDISRQVVDYAEAGRYRRLEVNRGLPARMLVKYFERQGDEWQISEKIRAMCEFKCVNLCAPLLKLPVFDLVLLRNVLLYFPSAGRSAVFEGVYRQMTPGGYLLLGNAEQAEDSTELFGVEFASECYFYRPVATS
- the fdhA gene encoding formaldehyde dehydrogenase, glutathione-independent, coding for MAENRGVVYLGQNKVEVQSIDFPKMQNPAGKKIGHAVILKVVSTNICGSDQHMVRGRTTAPTGMVLGHEITGEVIELGSDVEYIKKGDLVTVPFNVACGRCRTCRMQETGVCLNVNPGRAGGAFGYVDMGGWVGGQAEYVMVPYADFNLIPFPDKDQAMSKIKDLTMLSDILPTGFHGAVNAGVGVGSIVYVAGAGPVGLAAAASAHVLGAAVVMIGDMNKERLAHAESMGYVPLDLTTSDNLTDLIEKAIGQREVDASIDAVGFEARAQGKDGAEAPATVLNSLMTVTRAAGSIGIPGLYVTEDPGAHDDASKTGNLKMRFGLGWAKSHRFYTGQTPVLKYNRQLMQAILYDRLPIGKIVNATVIPLSEAAKGYADFDKGAAKKFVLDPHGLLGA
- a CDS encoding chemotaxis protein CheW — translated: MSEEEVSLCCVYAGERAFGIDTRQVCEVLGRRPVQRVPLAPKFLGGVVPYRGEVLTTVSLRAVLGLEDAEGDGFVMVIDGGVGAKNEDGRFGLMVDEVGGVAMFRVESEVANPATLDARSRAVFDGAFRVDAGLMVRLDVSRLWPVRLRDSGLIWDEEREAGCGL
- a CDS encoding isochorismatase family cysteine hydrolase, whose product is MQLQLQLQLQLQLQLQLLVELYTPWTQRTAMPLTQLDPHAALIVIDLQKGIVAYPLAHPAEDIISRSAALAQAFRTRNLPVVLVNVTAAARGRTDMGPRNLAFPEGWDQLIPELNQQPTDILITKQRIGAFIGTNLHAELQQRGITQLFLTGIATGSGVEATARSAHDHGYHVVLITDAMTDRTLETHTYSAEKLFPKLGETTTTEEVLKRLEA
- a CDS encoding response regulator is translated as MRTLIVDDSNFIREYTKQLLQKMGAVCTEAGNGVDALAVLMTDGKFELMLIDLNMPKMNGLECLKRLKETGLCEPMKIMMVTTEADHHFINEALEYGADEFLMKPFTPQSLKEKLLLLGFEAAS
- a CDS encoding CheB methylesterase domain-containing protein, whose translation is MKISAGDGRKTPGALEIVVIGVSTGGPSALEVMLPGLPKDFPAPVLVVQHMPRLFTGSLAERLDRLCPLRVREASGGVEVKAGTIWITPGDAHMEIARGFNGLTVSLHQQAMLNSCRSSVDYLFRSAAEVVGAGTVAVVMTGMGADGLEGARAVRHAGGRVLVQDEASSAVWGMPGRVMQAGLAEAALGLDELAAGLMKRVVGQGQEEASVVSVERRQERFYGS
- a CDS encoding Lhr family helicase gives rise to the protein MMAAVGTKKAAKAAVKKVGKKLATAAEAVAEVSGADAALALFHPVTARWFREVFDGPTAPQIEGWPAIARGESTLILAPTGTGKTLTAFLWCLDKLMLRDVSAGVERGCRVVYLSPLKALAADVERNLRSPLAGIANFARREGVPVHLPEISVRTGDTPAKDRARFNRHPGEILITTPESLYLMLTSAAAEQLRTVETVIVDEIHALVPSKRGAHMALSLERLEALVAQGGTGRKIQRIGLSATQRPLEEVARFLGGAEMVVTHVPESGHGAPSLVANIEGEVPQALMEVARDEVEASTGGPRFRPVTIVNAGARKVLDLRVEVPVEDMAKLGEIQEQPSGPASQGPKRTSIWQSIHPRLLEIIRGRTSTLIFVNARRVAERLAGAINDLAGEPLARAHHGSLAAAQRTEIEELLKAGKIKALVCTSSLELGIDMGAIDLVIQIEAPPSVASGMQRIGRAGHQVGQPSNGIIFPKYRADLVACAAVTRAMHEGHVESTRFLRNPLDVLAQQMVAIIARPPAELPPLKKGKKAPLVEVTEEEEATGISYDELLGLVRSCANFAGLTQAVFDGVLDMLAGRYPSDEFAELRPRITWDRQRNWLTPRQGVKKIAILNGGTIPDRGLYGVFLAGTASGKPIRVGELDEEMVFEQRTGDTFILGASTWRVEEITHDRVLVSPAPGDPGKMPFWHGDQAGRPLEFGRRIGALVRGLRETPRSVAITTLTADHDLDPQAAENVMRYLADQELATEVVPDDRNIVIERVRDELGDWRMCCLTPFGSKIHAPWAMAVTARIRANGGPEVETMWSEDGFVLRFPESDTPPTIDHLMMEPEEAAELVLRQLGSTALFAAKFRESASRALLLPRRRADGRTPLWQQRKRAYDLLSVASRYASFPILLEAYRECLRDVFDMPALMEILRAIGNRSLRVHTADSRTPSPFAAALLFSYVANYIYDGDAPLAERRAQALSIDQDQLRELMGDADLRELLDLGAIEETEEQLQCLAETYRARSMDGVHDLLLKLGDLSRAELLVRCVSPEIALTVERLRKAIRVLEVGIGGEKRLIAVEDAGRYRDALGVPLPPGLPSAFQVAVPDATLDLLRRYGRTHGPFTTAEVAKRFGLALETAEGVLNRLVGLGRIVEGGFRPGGTHREWCDHEVLRAIRRKSLAKLRKEVEPVEQATLARLFTRWQGVVQPRRGLDALLDVIENLQGAPIPASVLETEVLPARILGYKPADLDTLVAAGEVVWCGLDAIGERDGRVALYLAEKLPLLWPVRPEQGSGDRGQGSDSSPTAEREGKVVEYLKANGASFFQQLHDGTGGGYPGETIEAIWNLVWRGLLTNDAVHALRAYCERPAASSKPARRVHNQVGFRSRRTTPPTAQGRWSLNAVAFEEGRNGTEWSHAVAQQLLGRYGVVFRETAHAEGLPGGFSAVYDVLKVMEESGKLRRGYFAADLGATQFAMPAAVDLLRSLRVVRDGEKAEMVQLAATDPANPYGALLRWPAAGEGVSLQRSAGARVILCDGALLAYMRRGNPNLQVFLPEEEPQRTQSAKALGEFLVARAHSHDAGMLITSLNGTSVHEHWAARALLEAGFMAAPMGFNVRRILPALPKSTP